One Scophthalmus maximus strain ysfricsl-2021 chromosome 1, ASM2237912v1, whole genome shotgun sequence genomic region harbors:
- the LOC118306572 gene encoding interphotoreceptor matrix proteoglycan 2-like isoform X1, whose product MSGTCGRLLLWTLGAALLSGVMFTETDAARELKQDCRHGDCPSVPDSDQLVYRRHAGLTRRRRNILFPSGVKLCTQETLDQAIANHLNYFHLRVCQETVWEAFKIFWDRLPERDEYQDWVGRCMDGSFSVTDIGSFFSQSDEHISLIRNRVATAEAASNSVSITSEPPACSSEPTTIHARDSGAETLSGQDGIVIGSSPASVLTESDAGDEDIVEVTTEVVDSVSHKPFDGKEQKAVTDSTQEETVDSSQEEDKIFDFILDVDEPDSEVIEEVTPIGEEPPLEAMTEEVLTEATVVVLTQPTTTPAAEAVTVEEGQQGASPAPGAEPPSEVLMETIPNTTVDILKGPEEEETTPDSSSDITPNVTDEDSPELITETVPAAAVLEEPGGESPVEPPSDVLQVGPEPTMFLITNTDSEKEAPEHESVADIETEVPSQVSAVMTTDKIEETVSEDIGEDKPSLMAEVTSEPFVPDGIVAVDASDKPEEDVGKEESTMVSEDQMTEAAVELESPEVELPEETGDAPVEDIKEEEEPVETAGTTETTREPSDGGEETPEEPLEAVEQDRAEVIKTTVESEATEDDVKEERNPTEEPELEEDVAQEKNPAGATGLEVLPDEDNMNVTSVDETQEAVGGEPSDDVEEIISEEITEEEERGAVTEDMNPEIPSESESVEIPPVDDVPGDTEGNEMEETPEPKATEELPGGPEIEMISETTEDGTTQVVESTSEVPEPGYSPDVEEDIAPDAPSETSLEVVTHTGTTSEEGTSEELGPEELGPEESHEDVVPEPATEEDIIQVVPSDVPQETVDGISVEDTGKIMTDAPAEVPSESSEERGVTAASTQATTKYIVEYNNGNFPDPTQRPRDVDDSLPGNNGFGLEDKEENSIGNEIDDTLSRPPRPLTEQVVELSIRLRGETYNDALRDPSSFQHQQLVRHFTRKIEDAFERLPGFKDVYVVEFRPQKDLERGLVVLVHYTITLEIDGGGVPNDTLDFISLQNNLVEKNYPGAAEQPTVVYTITDFRNFITEALHKDNFMTNSSLETQADPLQLENAENLLPSGKPTSRPADTLENMDNVLAAEKPPDAPSHEAASGHVHHKKDDFLFDPFVAWKDPQSGGVSENDVFMFDESAAPLPSGEFPGLEPTDEDNNGKIEDEGFLLSNSPGTGDDTTRGDRAFGPGGPSAGPPPSVRPQPGSESKLDEGSGAGFSGDGPGADLWSRQPSVTSDRTGFYNGGDSSWEVLPPPDLEETDGDDEDQDKEGVFESPIVEEDDLVAMGVQLTNVPSLWTTTVPAFEEPVLDGGIEEPIPDQVPVTLHISTDPQYLTTTQAPVFLPRGTLTVELSVQTLEVSGIYDEDSLTGPQMIVERVTDSPEPEAWPREAPVFVGPTYSAVNLQETTEVVAVTSVVTVGSAEDASIKEEVEGILAAEVPDTEESPSFVEVQAVTVKESSFDIVTEEPSDLGVLTDKPDLLLPEPADRDEVEILEEQQIGSPDPTTTPTHTVTEGLDRDLVEDEVMVVTTTAAAPVSTSSINSHHSNIMALSPEKESPFTRVADSVPEDEELVHDEDLNHVDVDEVPISTPTSTVVDANEDESSPTEELLGAPVQEEDLNTTLTGTSQGEVDTDIPQTNSSSLQEVHRSTPASEIQMFEHDSSHVPSIDVSFDVFQFDRVATEGDSSGFSSGAHGSDLEAFALPSRPGRDLSVFFSLRVTNMAFSMDLFNKSSAEYKALEQRFLQLLVPYLQSNLNNFQNLEILNFRNGSIVVNSRMRFGKPVPRGVTNVVYLILEDFANTAYQTMNLAIDKYSLDVESGDRADPCKFQACNEFSRCMVNRWSSEAECVCNAGYVSVDGLPCQSVCEVQHDFCLNDGKCDILPDKGAICRCRVGQNWWYRGEHCEEYVSEPLVVGIAIASVAGFLMVVAGIIFFLARTLREQYDGEDSEDPVRGGNSVPTLERAAKFNPSDPVTAQYYRRYEDDTPQFYRRRDTDGPEYSSPASAGGSKDLSSGDMQHLYQNSTLTTEEIQERLRIIELCSRDQHFVDFVRQTRVFLERRGSSTT is encoded by the exons ATGTCTGGAACGTGTgggaggttgttgttgtggacGCTCGGGGCGGCGTTGCTGTCGGGGGTCATGTTCACGGAGACAG ATGCCGCTCGTGAGCTGAAGCAGGATTGTCGTCACGGCGACTGTCCGTCCGTCCCGGACTCAGATCAGCTGGTCTACAGACGACACGCCGGTCTgacccggaggagacggaacaTCTTGTTCCCCAGTGGCGTCAAACTCTGCACCCAGGAGACGCTGGACCAGGCCATCGCCAACCACCTCAACTACTTCCACCTCCGAG tgtgtcaggaGACGGTGTGGGAGGCCTTCAAGATCTTCTGGGACCGGCTGCCGGAGCGGGATGAGTACCAGGACTGGGTCGGTCGCTGCATGGACGGATCCTTCAGTGTCACGGACATCGGAAGCTtcttcagccaatcagacgaGCACATCAGCCTCATCAGGAAT AGAGTTGCCACGGCAGAAGCTGCATCCAACAG tgtttccatCACCTCTGAGCCCCCTGCATGCAG ctctgaaccAACCACCATCCACGCCAGAGACTCGGGGGCGGAGACTCTGTCAG GACAGGATGGTATCGTCATTGGATCGAGTCCAGCTTCAGTCCTCACAGAGTCCGATGCAGGAGATGAGGACATTGTCGAGGTCACCACAGAGGTCGTTGACTCTGTGTCTCACAAGCCCTTTGACGGGAAAGAACAAAAAGCTGTGACGGATTCAACACAGGAGGAAACTGTGGACTCTTCTCAGGAAGAAGACAAGATCTTTGATTTCATTCTTGATGTGGATGAACCCGACTCAGAGGTGATTGAAGAAGTTACCCCAATAGGTGAGGAGCCCCCTTTGGAAGCTATGACTGAAGAGGTTCTCACAGAAGCTACTGTTGTAGTTCTGACGCAGCCCACTACAACACCTGCTGCAGAAGCAGTCACAGTGGAGGAAGGACAGCAGGGGGCATCTCCAGCACCTGGTGCTGAGCCTCCGTCAGAAGTCTTGATGGAAACAATCCCAAACACAACTGTGGACATCCTAAAGgggccagaagaagaagaaactactCCAGACAGTTCCTCAGATATCACCCCCAACGTGACTGATGAGGATTCACCTGAGCTCATCACTGAAACtgttccagctgcagcagttctTGAAGAACCTGGAGGTGAATCACCGGTGGAACCCCCTTCAGACGTTCTACAAGTTGGCCCAGAGCCAACTATGTTTCTGATAACAAACACAGATTCAGAAAAAGAGGCTCCAGAACATGAATCTGTCGCTGACATAGAAACAGAAGTTCCATCCCAAGTCTCTGCTGTGATGACAACAGACAAGATAGAAGAAACAGTCAGTGAAGACATTGGAGAGGACAAACCTTCGCTAATGGCTGAAGTTACTTCTGAGCCTTTTGTACCTGATGGAATTGTAGCTGTGGATGCTTCAGACAAGCCAGAGGAGGATGTCGGAAAAGAAGAATCCACAATGGTTTCTGAAGATCAGAtgactgaagctgctgttgaACTGGAGTCTCCTGAGGTAGAACTGCCTGAGGAAACCGGAGACGCTCCAGTGGAGgatataaaagaagaagaagaaccagtGGAAACAGCAGGTACAACTGAGACAACAAGAGAACCAAGTGACGGTGGAGAAGAAACACCCGAGGAACCTTTAGAAGCTGTAGAGCAAGACAGGGCAGAGGTCATAAAAACTACAGTAGAATCCGAGGCGACAGAAGatgatgtaaaagaagaaagaaatcccACAGAAGAACCAGAGCTTGAAGAAGACGTGGCCCAGGAGAAGAACCCtgcaggagcaactggactagAAGTTTTACCTGACGAGGACAACATGAATGTTACATCTGTAGATGAAACACAAGAAGCTGTTGGAGGTGAACCGTCAGATGATGTAGAGGAGATTATTTCTGAGGAgatcacagaggaagaagaacgaGGAGCAGTTACAGAGGATATGAATCCAGAGATCCCTTCAGAGTCTGAGTCTGTGGAGATCCCTCCAGTTGACGATGTCCcaggagacacagagggaaatgaaatggaagaaaCACCTGAACCAAAGGCGACAGAGGAACTTCCAGGAGGCCCTGAGATAGAAATGATTTCAGAAACCACAGAGGATGGAACTACCCAGGTGGTCGAGTCTACAAGTGAGGTCCCAGAACCTGGATACTCTCCTGACGTGGAGGAAGATATCGCCCCAGATGCTCCGAGTGAAACATCTCTAGAAGTTGTGACTCACACAGGGACGACTTCAGAGGAGGGAACATCGGAGGAGCTCGGCCCGGAGGAGCTCGGCCCGGAGGAGTCCCATGAAGATGTTGTCCCAGAACCTGCAACTGAGGAAGACATCATCCAGGTTGTTCCGTCAGATGTTCCCCAAGAGACAGTTGATGGTATCTCTGTTGAGGATACTGGGAAAATCATGACCGACGCTCCAGCTGAAGTTCCGTCTGAGTCTTCAGAGGAAAGAGGCGTCACTGCAGCGAGTACCCAGGCCACAACCAAGTACATCGTAGAGTACAATAATGGAAACTTCCCTGATCCGACGCAGAGGCCTCGTGACGTAGACGACAGCTTACCGGGAAACAACGGCTTTGGgctggaggacaaggaggagaacTCG ATCGGTAACGAGATCGACGACACGCTGTCGCGGCCCCCGAGGCCCCTGACGGAGCAGGTGGTGGAGCTGAGCATCAGGCTGAGGGGAGAAACCTACAACGACGCTCTGAGAGACCCGAGCAGcttccagcaccagcagctggtCCGACACTTCACTCGCAAG ATTGAAGACGCGTTCGAGCGACTGCCGGGCTTCAAGGACGTCTACGTGGTGGAGTTCAG GCCCCAGAAGGACCTGGAGCG AGGTCTGGTGGTCCTGGTGCACTACACCATCACTCTGGAGATCGACGGCGGTGGCGTCCCCAACGACACGCTGGACTTCATCTCTCTGCAGAACAACCTGGTGGAGAAGAATTACCCGGGCGCCGCCGAGCAGCCCACCGTCGTCTACACCATCACAGACTTCCGTAACTTCATCACCGAGGCGCTGCACAAAGACAACTTCATGACCAACAGCAGCCTGGAGACGCAGGCCGACCCGCTGCAGCTGGAGAACG CTGAGAACTTGTTGCCTTCTGGCAAACCTACGAGCCGACCAGCTGACACCCTCGAGAACATG GACAACGTTCTGGCGGCAGAGAAGCCTCCCGACGCTCCGAGCCACGAGGCGGCCAGCGGACACGTGCACCACAAGAAGGACGACTTCCTGTTCGACCCCTTCGTCGCGTGGAAAGATCCTCAGAGCGGAGGGGTGAGCGAGAACGACGTCTTTATGTTCGACGAGAGTGCGGCTCCTCTGCCGTCCGGCGAATTCCCCGGCCTGGAGCCAACGGACGAAGACA ATAATGGAAAGATTGAAGATGAGGGATTTCTGCTCAGTAACTCTCCAGGCACTGGAGACGATACCACCAGAGGGGACCGTGCGTTCGGTCCTGGAGGCCCCTCGGCAGGCCCCCCTCCATCGGTGAGACCTCAGCCGGGCTCTGAGAGCAAGTTGGACGAAGGATCCGGCGCTGGGTTCTCTGGAGATGGTCCGGGAGCAGACCTCTGGTCCCGGCAGCCCTCTGTGACATCTGACAGGACCGGCTTTTACAACGGGGGGGATAGCAGCTGGGAGGTGCTGCCACCACCGGACCTGGAGGAGACTGATGGAGACGACGAAGACCAGGACAAGGAAGGGGTTTTTGAGTCGCCAATCGTTGAGGAAGACGATTTGGTTGCAATGGGAGTACAACTCACAAATGTTCCCTCTTTGTGGACAACCACAGTTCCTGCTTTTGAGGAACCGGTTCTGGATGGAGGCATCGAGGAACCGATTCCAGATCAAGTCCCAGTCACACTGCACATCAGCACCGACCCGCAGTACCTAACTACAACCCAAGCGCCTGTATTCTTACCCAGAGGAACCTTGACCGTTGAACTCTCAGTACAAACACTTGAAGTATCCGGCATCTATGATGAAGATTCCCTCACAGGACCACAGATGATCGTAGAGCGAGTCACAGACTCTCCAGAACCTGAAGCTTGGCCTCGTGAGGCCCCTGTGTTTGTTGGACCAACTTATTCTGCAGTTAATCTTCAAGAAACCACTGAAGTGGTGGCAGTAACTTCGGTCGTTACAGTTGGGTCAGCAGAGGACGCATCGAtaaaggaggaggtggaagggaTTTTGGCGGCTGAGGTTCCTGATACCGAAGAATCTCCTTCCTTTGTAGAAGTCCAGGCGGTCACAGTCAAAGAATCCAGCTTTGATATAGTCACAGAAGAGCCGTCAGACCTTGGGGTTCTCACGGACAAACCcgacctgctgctgccagaACCTGCAGATCGTGATGAGGTTGAGATTTTAGAGGAGCAGCAAATCGGCTCCCCTGATCCAACGaccacaccgacacacacagtgactgaaGGCCTGGACAGAGACCTGGTCGAGGATGAAGTCATGGTCGTCACTACGACCGCTGCTGCTCCCGTCTCAACTTCATCCATAAACTCACACCACAGCAACATCATGGCACTCTCGCCTGAGAAGGAGTCGCCGTTCACTCGAGTGGCGGATTCTGTGCCGGAAGACGAGGAACTGGTTCACGACGAGGATCTGAACCACGTCGATGTTGACGAGGTTCCAATCAGCACTCCGACTTCAACAGTGGTCGACGCAAATGAAGACGAAAGTTCTCCTACAGAAGAGTTGCTGGGTGCTCcagtgcaggaggaggacttgaacacaacactgacggGCACTTCGCAGGGGGAAGTAGATACAGACATCCCCCAGACGAACTCCTCCTCGCTTCAGGAAGTCCACAGAAGCACGCCTGCCTCTGAGATCCAAATGTTTGAGCATGATTCATCCCACGTGCCGAGCATCGACGTCAGCTTCGATGTGTTCCAGTTTGACCGTGTGGCCACTGAAGGCGACAGCAGTGGTTTCTCCAGTGGGGCTCATGGGTCAGATTTGGAAGCCTTCGCTCTACCGAGCCGACCTGGCAGAGACCTGTCTGTGTTCTTCAGCCTGAGGGTGACCAACATGGCCTTCTCCATGGACCTGTTCAACAAGAGCTCCGCAGAGTACAAGGCCCTGGAGCAGCGGTTCCTACAACTG CTGGTCCCGTACCTTCAGTCCAACCTCAACAACTTCCAGAACCTGGAGATCCTCAACTTCAGGAACGGCAGCATCGTGGTGAACAGCAGGATGAGGTTCGGTAAGCCGGTTCCCAGAGGCGTCACCAACGTCGTCTACCTGATCCTGGAGGACTTCGCCAACACCGCCTACCAGACCATGAACCTGGCCATCGACAAGTACTCTCTGGACGTGGAATCAG GCGACAGGGCGGATCCCTGTAAGTTCCAGGCGTGTAACGAGTTCTCCAGGTGTATGGTGAACCGGTGGTCGAGCGAAGCCGAGTGCGTTTGCAACGCCGGGTATGTGAGCGTGGACGGTCTTCCGTGTCAGAGCGTCTGCGAGGTGCAACACGACTTTTGCCTCAACGATGGCAAATGTGATATCCTCCCCGACAAGGGGGCCATCTGCAG ATGTCGAGTGGGACAGAACTGGTGGTATCGCGGCGAGCACTGTGAAGAGTACGTTTCTGAGCCGCTGGTGGTGGGCATCGCCATCGCCTCGGTGGCCGGCTTCCTCATGGTGGTGGCGGGAATCATCTTCTTCCTGGCGAGGACGCTGCGAGAGCAGTACGACGGCGAGGACAGCGAGGACCCCGTCAG AGGTGGGAACAGCGTCCCGACGCTGGAGCGTGCCGCCAAGTTCAACCCCAGCGATCCGGTCACCGCGCAGTACTACCGCCGCTACGAAGACGACACGCCCCAGTTCTACCGGCGACGCGACACGGACGGCCCAGAGTACAGCAGCCCCGCCAGCGCAGGCGGCTCCAAAGATCTCAGCAGCGGCGACATGCAACACCTCTACCAGAACAGCACGCTCACTACAGAG gaGATCCAGGAGCGTCTGAGGATCATCGAGTTGTGCTCCAGGGATCAACACTTTGTCGACTTTGTGCGACAGACTCGAGT ATtcctggagagaagaggaagctcCACCACGTAG